One part of the Streptomyces ferrugineus genome encodes these proteins:
- a CDS encoding shikimate dehydrogenase, translating to MAKDTKDSYLVGLIGAGIGPSLSPALHEREADRQGLRCLYRLIDIDALGVPPEAVGDLVRAARDLGFDGLNITHPCKQLVIAHLDELAPQAQALGAVNTVVFEDGRAVGHNTDVTGFAASFARGLPDVPLERVVQLGAGGAGAAVAHAMLTLGAERVTVVDALSERAVALAAALNRHFGPGRAVGATPDALPALLGRADGLVHATPTGMAAHPGLPLPAELLHPRLWVAEVVYRPLETELLRSARAAGCAALDGGGMAVFQAADAFRLFTGREPDGARMLADIAELAGAVGTPR from the coding sequence GTGGCCAAGGACACCAAGGACTCGTATCTCGTCGGGCTGATCGGTGCCGGCATCGGCCCCTCGCTCAGCCCGGCGCTGCACGAGCGGGAGGCCGACCGGCAGGGTCTGCGCTGTCTGTACCGGCTCATCGACATCGACGCGCTCGGCGTCCCGCCCGAGGCGGTGGGCGACTTGGTGCGGGCCGCCCGCGACCTGGGCTTCGACGGGCTGAACATCACCCACCCCTGCAAGCAGCTCGTCATCGCGCACCTCGACGAGCTCGCCCCGCAGGCCCAGGCGCTGGGCGCGGTCAACACCGTCGTCTTCGAGGACGGCCGGGCCGTCGGCCACAACACGGACGTCACCGGATTCGCCGCGTCCTTCGCGCGCGGGCTGCCCGACGTGCCGCTGGAGCGGGTCGTGCAGCTCGGCGCCGGGGGAGCGGGCGCGGCCGTCGCGCACGCCATGCTCACGCTCGGCGCCGAGCGGGTCACCGTCGTCGACGCGCTGAGCGAACGGGCCGTCGCTCTCGCCGCCGCGCTGAACCGGCACTTCGGCCCCGGCCGCGCGGTGGGCGCCACCCCGGACGCGCTGCCCGCGCTGCTGGGCCGGGCCGACGGTCTCGTGCACGCGACCCCGACCGGCATGGCGGCCCACCCCGGCCTGCCCCTGCCGGCCGAACTGCTGCACCCGCGGCTGTGGGTCGCCGAGGTCGTCTACCGCCCGCTGGAGACCGAGCTGCTGCGCAGCGCCCGAGCCGCCGGCTGCGCCGCCCTGGACGGCGGTGGGATGGCCGTGTTCCAGGCGGCCGACGCCTTCCGCCTGTTCACGGGCCGGGAGCCGGACGGCGCGCGCATGCTCGCGGACATCGCCGAACTGGCCGGAGCCGTAGGAACCCCGAGGTAG